In the Chryseobacterium sp. MYb264 genome, one interval contains:
- a CDS encoding terpene synthase family protein, with protein sequence MCFLKHNTSFYKRKKIRQNLEELGAYLMCISNDLFSWIKEAFYFSCNRQSAVQRERSVSWDEAVKMTAKIHDEKMIECIGLSEQLPCSNDEGNALWQNFVERL encoded by the coding sequence ATTTGTTTTCTGAAACATAATACCAGCTTCTATAAAAGAAAGAAAATAAGGCAGAATCTGGAAGAATTAGGGGCTTATCTGATGTGTATCTCTAATGATCTGTTTTCGTGGATAAAGGAGGCTTTTTATTTTTCATGTAATCGGCAATCAGCCGTACAGCGTGAAAGGAGTGTTAGCTGGGATGAAGCGGTGAAAATGACAGCTAAGATTCATGATGAAAAAATGATTGAATGTATAGGTCTTTCTGAGCAGCTTCCTTGTTCTAATGATGAGGGTAATGCTTTATGGCAGAATTTCGTTGAAAGACTTTAA
- a CDS encoding beta-carotene 15,15'-monooxygenase encodes MSDFNEFDQQGSVPSRDAGSIISHAFEMYKGIFLYAIVAMIIYLVGGFLIQTISGFNSASFAEEIRDAGGDFTDFSYWNAPGFSTYLTLSGLLNILLAPLYVGLIFIVNKFNTKNTIEFSDLFVGYRQNFVNILVYSLLSGIISTISMWLCFIPFFFVFPLLMLGYPILLFENASATEALGKSYNIAKENYGTFLGATFLGLLISFAGIILCGIGIIVTAPFIMVVMYSLYCAFLGKPRQILYKQ; translated from the coding sequence ATGTCTGACTTTAACGAATTCGATCAACAGGGATCTGTACCTTCAAGAGATGCAGGTTCTATTATTTCGCATGCTTTCGAGATGTATAAAGGCATCTTTCTGTATGCTATTGTAGCGATGATTATTTATCTCGTCGGCGGATTTTTAATACAAACCATCAGCGGTTTTAATTCTGCTAGCTTTGCTGAAGAAATTAGAGATGCGGGAGGCGATTTTACCGATTTCAGTTATTGGAATGCACCTGGATTTTCAACCTATCTTACTTTATCCGGTTTGTTGAATATTTTATTGGCGCCGTTATATGTAGGATTGATTTTTATTGTCAATAAATTCAACACAAAAAATACCATCGAGTTTTCAGATTTGTTTGTAGGATACCGTCAGAATTTTGTTAATATTTTGGTTTATAGCCTTCTTTCGGGAATTATTTCAACCATTTCAATGTGGTTGTGCTTTATCCCGTTCTTTTTCGTTTTCCCTTTATTGATGTTGGGATATCCTATTCTGTTGTTTGAAAATGCTTCAGCAACCGAAGCTTTAGGGAAGTCTTATAATATCGCTAAAGAAAATTATGGAACGTTTTTGGGTGCAACATTTTTAGGTCTGTTAATTTCCTTCGCAGGAATCATTCTTTGCGGAATCGGAATTATCGTAACCGCCCCATTCATCATGGTAGTAATGTATTCTCTTTACTGCGCCTTTTTAGGAAAACCAAGACAAATATTATATAAACAATAA
- a CDS encoding DUF3820 family protein, with protein MNPEILNEICVVKMPFGKYQGTVLADLPISYLEWFYRKGMPPGKLGMQLSTIYEIKLNGLMDLLTPIRGGAVHYEKPKPKTYKF; from the coding sequence ATAAACCCGGAAATATTAAATGAAATCTGTGTCGTAAAAATGCCTTTTGGAAAATACCAAGGCACTGTTTTGGCAGATTTACCGATAAGCTATCTCGAATGGTTCTACCGAAAAGGGATGCCTCCCGGAAAATTGGGAATGCAGCTATCAACGATTTATGAAATAAAGTTAAATGGTTTGATGGATTTGCTAACTCCAATTCGCGGTGGAGCTGTGCATTACGAGAAGCCCAAGCCCAAGACTTATAAATTCTAA
- a CDS encoding VOC family protein: MKRVTGIGGIFFKCKDPKALKEWYKSHLGIDVNEYGATFDWQEIADSNPKGSLTWSPSPETTKYFEPSEREFMINYTVDNLEALVGELNKEGVTILDEIATYDFGKFIHILDLEGNKVELWEPK; encoded by the coding sequence ATGAAAAGAGTAACCGGCATCGGAGGTATTTTCTTCAAATGTAAAGATCCAAAAGCCTTAAAAGAATGGTACAAATCCCATCTCGGAATAGATGTAAATGAATACGGAGCAACATTCGACTGGCAGGAAATAGCAGATTCAAATCCAAAAGGTTCACTGACATGGAGCCCTTCTCCTGAAACAACAAAATATTTTGAACCTTCTGAGAGAGAATTTATGATCAACTATACTGTTGATAATCTCGAAGCTTTGGTGGGGGAATTAAATAAAGAAGGCGTTACCATTTTAGATGAAATAGCCACGTATGATTTCGGTAAATTCATCCATATTCTGGACCTGGAAGGAAATAAAGTTGAACTTTGGGAACCAAAATAA
- a CDS encoding M56 family metallopeptidase: MILILIKIILCSSLLIALYYAFLEKEKMYQFNRFFLISALIFSCLAPLISIKTESPKPTGNSRIFFENATQQVLDLSQKEENFNWINFMWIIYGLVTFIFLLKALNSILIIKRIKGKKILYHNHQVIVTKDQLSPFTFWKTIYLSENYLVDNTIDSRVFLHEKSHLEQKHSVDLLFIEFLKVIMWCNPAFYFFKKAIITNHEFLADEAVLKNDFNIKEYQELILDEIISGQNYNLTHTFNFNNTKKRFIMMNRKKSKLTGFKKVISIPMLIVAFGLFVQKIYANDPKPNHESIIQKTEPEKTQQPTAFQQIVGDTKELLENKMVNNTNDEKMIADTIRPKSKSSSQETTLPKQEIATADTENIINPVYPGGMNQLRSKVANTFDGSKLGSSKATLRTDIEYVINEEGTVEHLMVTGDNEIFNNEAKAAFIKANEGIKWQPATKDGVAVRYTLRLPLTMTFH; the protein is encoded by the coding sequence ATGATTTTAATTCTTATTAAAATAATTCTCTGCTCCTCATTGCTCATCGCATTATATTATGCCTTTCTGGAAAAAGAGAAAATGTATCAGTTTAATCGGTTTTTCCTGATCTCAGCATTGATATTTTCCTGTCTTGCACCGTTGATATCCATTAAAACAGAAAGTCCGAAACCTACCGGTAATTCAAGAATTTTTTTTGAAAATGCAACTCAGCAGGTTTTAGATTTAAGTCAAAAAGAGGAAAATTTCAACTGGATAAATTTCATGTGGATTATTTATGGATTAGTAACCTTCATCTTTTTACTAAAAGCATTGAATTCAATCTTAATTATAAAAAGAATAAAAGGGAAAAAAATACTTTATCATAACCATCAGGTAATAGTGACCAAAGATCAACTTTCACCTTTTACATTTTGGAAAACAATTTATTTAAGTGAAAATTATCTGGTCGACAATACGATAGATTCGAGAGTGTTTCTTCATGAAAAGAGTCATTTAGAACAAAAACACAGTGTTGATCTTCTTTTTATTGAGTTTCTAAAAGTGATAATGTGGTGTAATCCTGCTTTTTATTTCTTCAAAAAAGCAATTATTACCAATCACGAATTTTTGGCGGATGAAGCTGTTTTGAAAAACGATTTTAATATAAAAGAATATCAGGAGCTGATTTTAGACGAAATTATTTCCGGACAAAACTATAACCTTACGCATACATTTAATTTTAACAACACCAAAAAACGATTTATTATGATGAACAGAAAAAAATCAAAACTAACGGGTTTCAAAAAAGTCATTAGCATTCCTATGTTAATCGTGGCTTTCGGATTATTTGTGCAAAAAATATACGCCAATGATCCCAAACCTAATCATGAATCCATTATTCAAAAAACGGAGCCTGAAAAAACACAACAGCCAACAGCATTTCAGCAAATTGTTGGCGACACCAAAGAACTGCTTGAAAACAAGATGGTAAACAACACAAATGACGAAAAAATGATTGCAGATACAATTCGTCCCAAAAGCAAAAGTTCTTCACAAGAAACCACTCTGCCTAAGCAGGAAATTGCAACAGCAGACACAGAGAATATTATTAATCCTGTTTATCCCGGCGGAATGAATCAGCTAAGATCTAAAGTTGCAAATACTTTTGATGGTTCAAAACTTGGATCAAGCAAAGCAACCCTGAGAACAGACATTGAATATGTTATTAACGAAGAAGGAACAGTTGAACATTTAATGGTGACAGGAGATAATGAAATCTTTAACAACGAAGCAAAAGCAGCCTTTATAAAGGCAAATGAAGGCATCAAATGGCAGCCGGCAACAAAAGACGGTGTTGCGGTTCGCTATACCTTAAGGCTTCCTTTAACCATGACCTTTCATTAG
- the uvrB gene encoding excinuclease ABC subunit UvrB, translated as MDFKLQSEYQPTGDQPQAIKKLTEGIEIGEKYQTLLGVTGSGKTFTVANVVNNVQRPTLVLAHNKTLAAQLFMEFKEFFPDNAVEYFVSYYDYYQPEAYIATTGTYIEKDLSINEEVEKLRLSATASLLSGRRDVLIVASVSCIYGIGNPTEFHKSLISLAIGEKVTRTALLHSLVSALYSRTLNEFQRGTFRVKGDVIDVFPAYADNAVRIQFFGDEIEKIQTFDPVSGNVTGSFDHIQIYPANLFVTSKETLNNAIKDIQDDLVNQVDFFSEIGKPLEAKRLQERTELDLEMIKELGYCSGIENYSRYLDGRLPGSRSFCLLDYFPKDFLMVIDESHVTVPQVHAMYGGDRSRKEALVEYGFRLPAAMDNRPLKFNEFEDLQNQVIYVSATPADYEMEKTGGDYVEQIIRPTGLLDPIIEIRPSLNQIDDLMEEIQKRSDADERVLVTTLTKKMAEELTKYFTKFGIRTRYIHSDVETLERIQIMQDLRVGLFDVLIGVNLLREGLDLPEVSLVAILDADKEGMLRSRRSMIQTVGRAARNLNGKAILYADKMTKSMQATIDETEYRRAKQMKYNEDHGKVPMALNKKISENLVGRSKDFPDEKYTQKQILQQVAETKATYATEDIEKMIVEKQKQMEAAAKNLDFIKAAKLRDEIEALKS; from the coding sequence ATGGATTTTAAACTTCAATCAGAATATCAACCGACCGGCGATCAGCCACAAGCCATAAAAAAACTTACCGAGGGAATCGAAATTGGTGAAAAATACCAGACTTTATTGGGGGTAACGGGTTCCGGAAAAACATTTACCGTCGCTAATGTTGTTAACAACGTTCAGCGTCCAACATTGGTTTTGGCACATAACAAAACCCTGGCGGCTCAGCTTTTCATGGAGTTTAAAGAATTTTTTCCGGATAATGCCGTAGAATATTTTGTCAGTTACTACGACTATTACCAGCCGGAAGCCTATATTGCGACCACAGGAACTTATATTGAAAAAGACCTGAGCATCAACGAAGAAGTAGAAAAGCTCCGTCTATCTGCAACCGCAAGTTTGTTATCAGGAAGAAGAGATGTATTGATCGTTGCCTCAGTTTCCTGTATTTACGGTATCGGAAATCCTACAGAGTTTCATAAATCCTTAATCTCCCTTGCTATTGGTGAGAAAGTGACACGCACGGCACTCCTCCATTCTTTAGTAAGCGCACTGTATTCCAGAACCTTAAATGAATTCCAAAGAGGAACATTTCGTGTGAAAGGAGATGTAATCGATGTATTTCCTGCGTACGCCGACAATGCCGTCCGAATTCAGTTTTTTGGGGATGAAATTGAAAAAATCCAAACCTTTGATCCGGTTTCAGGAAATGTAACGGGATCTTTTGATCATATTCAAATTTATCCAGCGAATCTTTTTGTAACTTCCAAAGAGACTTTGAATAATGCGATTAAAGATATTCAGGATGATTTGGTAAATCAGGTTGATTTTTTCAGTGAAATAGGCAAACCTTTAGAAGCTAAAAGATTACAGGAACGAACAGAGCTCGACCTAGAAATGATTAAAGAATTGGGATATTGCTCTGGAATTGAAAATTACTCACGATATTTGGATGGAAGACTACCCGGATCCCGATCTTTCTGCCTTTTAGACTATTTCCCGAAAGATTTTTTAATGGTGATTGATGAGAGCCACGTAACCGTTCCTCAGGTTCACGCGATGTACGGAGGAGACAGAAGCAGAAAAGAAGCATTGGTAGAATACGGCTTCAGACTTCCTGCCGCGATGGACAACAGGCCTTTAAAATTCAATGAATTTGAGGATCTTCAGAATCAAGTCATCTATGTTTCTGCAACCCCTGCCGACTATGAAATGGAAAAAACTGGAGGTGACTATGTTGAACAGATCATTCGTCCTACCGGGCTTTTAGATCCAATCATTGAAATCAGGCCTTCATTGAATCAAATTGATGATCTGATGGAAGAAATTCAGAAAAGATCGGATGCTGACGAAAGGGTATTGGTGACCACTTTAACGAAGAAAATGGCGGAAGAGCTGACCAAATATTTTACAAAATTCGGAATCAGAACAAGATACATTCACTCGGATGTTGAAACGTTGGAGCGTATCCAGATCATGCAGGATCTGCGTGTGGGATTGTTCGATGTTCTGATTGGGGTAAACTTGTTGAGAGAAGGTCTCGATTTACCGGAAGTTTCTCTGGTTGCCATTTTGGATGCCGATAAAGAGGGAATGCTAAGAAGCAGAAGATCAATGATTCAGACAGTTGGTCGTGCAGCAAGAAACTTAAATGGAAAAGCGATTCTGTATGCTGATAAAATGACTAAATCTATGCAGGCAACGATTGATGAAACAGAATATCGTAGGGCAAAACAGATGAAATACAATGAAGACCATGGCAAAGTTCCTATGGCCTTAAATAAAAAAATATCTGAAAACTTAGTCGGAAGAAGTAAAGATTTTCCTGATGAAAAATATACTCAGAAACAAATTTTACAGCAGGTTGCAGAAACAAAAGCCACCTATGCCACAGAAGACATTGAAAAAATGATTGTGGAAAAGCAAAAACAAATGGAAGCGGCGGCAAAAAATCTGGATTTCATTAAAGCTGCTAAACTGAGAGATGAAATTGAGGCACTGAAAAGTTAA
- a CDS encoding TonB-dependent receptor plug domain-containing protein, protein MKIKYLSIIFLGTSSILYSQQINDTISKEAKIEEVSITGSRNKKRTVVDTPVPIDVIDIKQVSQSTGQVEVNQLLQFAAPSFNSNKQSGSDGADAVDPATLRGLGPDQTLLLLNGKRYHQSSLINLFGTKGRGNTGSDMNTIPIGAIKRVEVLRDGASAQYGSDAIAGVINVILNDRNHGFEGNAFYGVNLFKSPGDHDVVSDRKIDGNTFDFYGNYGTKIGSQGGFGNFTAEFINKEFAIRNANPEKYEAPRQRFGDAKSQNFYFFGNIEVPLSDQIKFYSRQGFSQRNTDAYAWTRSADADGNIPQVYPNGFNPLQDTSITDFTFDNGLKFKVADWDVDFYNAFGNNRFTYQIDNTINATLGINSPTSFNAGGHSLLQNTTGFNASKQFKVLEGLNIAFGSEFRYEKFDIIKGEEASYAMYDINGNLVTANTNQNLLVTNPLSGEIRPGGSQGFPGYSQGVNKSRNNFAAYIDTELDITKNWMISIAGRFENYNDFGSTMNGKFATRYKITPQLAFRGSVSTGFRAPSLAQKYYSLQFTNFQAGNLVTIQLASNDSDLAKAVGIPQLKQETSLNGSAGFTFNTGKFTATIDGYYIKVKDRIVLTGNFSQDDDAIGQILIDNHIDQAQFFTNAIDTKTKGVDIILSYNQNIGKGKLTTTLAGNYNEMEITKVNTSERLKGKEDVYLSPRERAFILASAPKTKINLNVNYKISKFNANLQLVRFDRLTLIGYNGADDYQNYSPKVTTDLSFGYEFSKSVTLTIGSKNIFNRYPTLQKSAVSDGNTEAGGIFDPVQMGFAGRQAFARFNFRF, encoded by the coding sequence ATGAAAATTAAATACCTGAGCATTATTTTTCTTGGCACTTCCTCCATTTTATATTCACAGCAGATCAACGATACGATTTCTAAAGAAGCCAAAATTGAAGAAGTGTCCATTACAGGAAGCCGAAATAAGAAAAGAACCGTTGTGGATACTCCCGTCCCGATTGATGTCATCGATATCAAGCAGGTCAGTCAGTCGACCGGTCAGGTGGAAGTCAACCAGCTTTTACAATTTGCGGCCCCTTCTTTCAATTCCAATAAACAATCCGGTTCCGATGGTGCGGACGCGGTAGATCCCGCCACGTTGAGAGGTTTAGGTCCGGATCAGACCTTGCTGTTATTAAATGGAAAAAGGTATCACCAATCTTCATTAATTAATCTGTTCGGAACAAAAGGCCGTGGCAATACCGGTTCGGACATGAACACCATCCCGATTGGTGCCATAAAAAGAGTTGAAGTTCTTCGTGACGGCGCATCGGCACAATATGGTTCAGACGCCATTGCCGGCGTTATTAATGTAATTTTAAACGACCGTAATCACGGCTTTGAAGGAAATGCTTTTTACGGAGTTAATTTATTTAAAAGCCCCGGAGACCATGATGTGGTTTCAGACCGAAAAATAGACGGAAATACTTTTGATTTTTACGGAAATTACGGAACTAAAATAGGTTCTCAAGGAGGTTTTGGAAACTTTACCGCCGAATTCATTAATAAAGAATTCGCTATCCGAAATGCCAATCCTGAAAAATATGAGGCTCCAAGACAGAGATTTGGAGATGCAAAATCTCAGAATTTTTATTTCTTCGGAAATATTGAAGTTCCGTTATCCGATCAGATAAAGTTTTATTCAAGACAAGGATTTTCTCAAAGAAATACAGACGCTTATGCGTGGACGAGAAGTGCTGATGCAGACGGAAATATTCCTCAGGTTTACCCCAATGGTTTCAACCCGCTACAAGACACCAGCATTACCGATTTTACGTTTGATAATGGTTTAAAATTCAAAGTGGCAGATTGGGATGTCGATTTTTACAACGCTTTCGGAAATAATAGGTTTACCTACCAGATAGACAATACCATTAATGCAACATTGGGTATCAATTCTCCGACAAGCTTCAATGCGGGAGGCCATTCTTTATTGCAAAATACCACAGGTTTTAATGCTTCAAAACAGTTCAAAGTATTGGAAGGTTTAAATATTGCTTTCGGATCCGAATTCAGATATGAAAAATTCGACATTATTAAAGGAGAAGAAGCTTCTTACGCGATGTATGATATCAATGGAAATCTTGTAACGGCGAATACCAATCAGAATTTACTGGTGACCAATCCTTTAAGCGGAGAAATACGGCCGGGCGGATCTCAGGGATTTCCGGGATATTCTCAGGGAGTCAACAAAAGCAGAAATAATTTTGCGGCTTATATTGATACCGAACTCGATATTACCAAAAACTGGATGATCAGCATTGCCGGAAGATTCGAAAATTATAATGATTTCGGAAGTACCATGAACGGTAAATTTGCCACAAGATATAAAATAACGCCTCAGTTAGCTTTCCGGGGTTCTGTTTCTACAGGGTTCCGTGCGCCTTCTCTGGCTCAGAAATATTACAGTCTGCAGTTTACCAATTTTCAGGCAGGAAATCTGGTTACCATTCAGCTGGCTTCCAATGACAGTGATTTGGCAAAAGCAGTGGGCATTCCTCAACTGAAACAGGAGACTTCTCTTAATGGAAGTGCCGGATTTACTTTTAATACAGGAAAATTTACAGCTACCATTGATGGATATTATATTAAAGTGAAAGACAGAATCGTCTTAACAGGAAATTTCTCACAGGATGACGATGCCATCGGACAGATTTTAATTGATAATCATATCGATCAGGCGCAGTTTTTCACCAATGCTATTGACACCAAAACAAAAGGAGTTGATATTATTTTAAGTTATAATCAGAATATCGGAAAAGGAAAATTAACCACCACTCTGGCCGGAAATTATAATGAAATGGAAATTACCAAAGTCAATACTTCTGAAAGGCTGAAAGGAAAAGAAGACGTCTATCTGAGTCCTCGGGAAAGGGCTTTCATCTTAGCTTCAGCACCAAAAACCAAGATCAATTTAAATGTAAACTATAAGATCAGTAAATTCAATGCCAACCTACAATTGGTAAGATTCGACCGACTTACTTTAATTGGCTACAACGGCGCCGATGATTACCAGAATTACAGTCCGAAAGTAACGACAGACCTTTCTTTCGGTTATGAATTTTCAAAAAGTGTTACCTTAACGATTGGAAGTAAAAACATCTTCAACCGATATCCGACTTTACAAAAATCTGCCGTATCCGATGGGAATACCGAAGCCGGAGGTATTTTCGACCCTGTACAAATGGGATTTGCAGGAAGACAGGCTTTTGCAAGATTTAATTTTAGATTCTAA
- a CDS encoding BlaI/MecI/CopY family transcriptional regulator, which produces MKEIKLTDSEKMVMEIIWEKEKVFMKDILESYPEPKPATTTIATLLKRMQNKDLVGYKLYGNSREYFAKVAKGEYFKEEMTSMIDRFFNSSVAQFASFFTSNAKLSQKQLKELREIIDEQIKE; this is translated from the coding sequence ATGAAAGAAATAAAACTCACAGATTCTGAAAAAATGGTCATGGAAATTATCTGGGAAAAAGAAAAGGTTTTCATGAAAGATATTCTGGAATCTTATCCTGAGCCCAAACCTGCCACCACAACCATCGCCACGCTCCTGAAACGCATGCAGAATAAAGATTTGGTAGGTTATAAATTGTATGGAAATTCCCGCGAATACTTTGCAAAAGTAGCCAAAGGCGAATATTTCAAGGAAGAAATGACTTCTATGATTGACCGTTTTTTCAACAGTTCAGTAGCACAGTTTGCCTCTTTTTTTACATCCAATGCTAAACTATCTCAAAAGCAACTGAAAGAACTTCGTGAAATTATTGATGAACAGATAAAAGAATAA
- a CDS encoding PQQ-dependent sugar dehydrogenase: MKFNTFYISAFSLFLILSSCQKNTAHAQVGKDGSVETEKPNSPEYKPAFAGQTRIKAVKTTTAYNVEILNKDLGRPWGIINLPDGKFLITDKRGHMNVVSADGKQVSKIEGFPKVDSKGQGGMLDVALDPDFKSNNIIYFSFSEPYEKGNHTAVAKAKLSADLKNISEVNVIFRATPTYDGDKHYGSRLAFDKDGNLFVSTGERSDKQTRVYAQKTDNYLGKILKITKDGKPAPGNPFIGKAGFKPEIYAYGIRNPQGLAIDPNGTLWDVEMGPRGGDEINLIQAGKNYGWGDVTYGIEYSGDKINNGTTQKEGTEQPVYYWDPVISPSGVTFYTGNMEEWKGNLMIGCLSGEHINRIVMKDNRVVGEERLLADQKERFRDVLNGSDGNLYAVTDSGKLYKISKK; this comes from the coding sequence ATGAAATTCAATACTTTTTACATTTCAGCTTTCAGTTTATTCTTAATTCTTTCATCTTGCCAAAAAAATACGGCTCATGCGCAAGTGGGTAAAGATGGAAGCGTGGAAACAGAAAAACCAAACTCTCCTGAATACAAACCTGCTTTTGCCGGACAGACAAGAATTAAAGCAGTAAAAACAACAACAGCTTACAATGTTGAAATTTTAAATAAAGATTTAGGTAGGCCTTGGGGAATCATCAATTTACCGGACGGAAAGTTTTTAATTACCGATAAAAGAGGTCACATGAATGTGGTTTCTGCAGACGGAAAACAAGTTTCAAAAATAGAAGGCTTCCCGAAAGTGGATTCGAAAGGCCAGGGAGGAATGCTGGATGTTGCCTTAGATCCGGATTTTAAATCCAATAATATTATTTATTTCAGCTTTTCTGAACCTTACGAAAAAGGAAATCATACGGCTGTTGCCAAAGCAAAGCTTTCTGCCGACTTAAAAAATATTTCTGAAGTCAACGTGATTTTCAGAGCAACCCCGACTTATGATGGCGACAAACATTACGGAAGTCGACTGGCTTTTGATAAAGACGGTAATTTATTCGTGAGCACCGGAGAGAGATCCGATAAACAGACAAGGGTATATGCTCAAAAAACAGATAATTATTTAGGGAAAATTTTAAAAATTACTAAAGACGGAAAGCCGGCTCCCGGAAATCCTTTTATTGGAAAGGCAGGATTTAAGCCTGAAATTTATGCTTATGGCATCAGAAATCCTCAAGGTTTGGCGATTGATCCCAACGGTACGCTTTGGGATGTGGAAATGGGCCCGCGGGGAGGAGATGAAATTAATCTTATTCAAGCCGGAAAAAATTACGGTTGGGGTGATGTAACTTATGGAATTGAATATTCAGGAGATAAAATAAATAACGGAACCACTCAAAAAGAAGGCACAGAACAGCCTGTCTACTACTGGGATCCGGTAATTTCTCCAAGCGGAGTTACCTTCTACACCGGAAATATGGAGGAATGGAAAGGTAATTTAATGATTGGTTGCCTGAGTGGCGAGCACATCAACAGGATTGTAATGAAAGATAATAGAGTGGTAGGAGAGGAACGGCTTCTGGCAGACCAGAAAGAAAGATTCCGCGATGTTCTGAATGGAAGCGACGGAAATTTGTATGCTGTGACGGACAGCGGAAAACTGTATAAAATATCGAAAAAATAG
- a CDS encoding AI-2E family transporter, with the protein MNKGEQISSVKIKQVSLLAIILVLAGLICFNLALFIPSVLGAITIYVVCRKYNFYLQEEKKWKPWASSLILMLASLIILILPIYFIADLIIEKLGNAQAYMDKFNVFLEKIHTYIYSKVGFDILSKENMDKLKSSVGQFSTRALSSTFNTLTVIMSMYFILYFMLERPRFFERILASSAPLKRSNVSLIGEKMRKLIMANAIGIPVVALGQGLVGLVGYFIFGAPSPVLLFALTAAASMIPVVGAAIIYVPVCIYMIASGDTGTGLGLAAYCIIVVGLTDNVLRFTLLKKLEDIHPLNTVFGIIMGMNLFGFMGLIFGPILISLTLLLIQVYRNEFSDDETPDLALPNKEDDDLENKIDIIV; encoded by the coding sequence ATGAACAAAGGAGAACAAATTAGCAGCGTTAAAATAAAACAGGTTTCTCTGCTTGCCATCATTTTAGTGTTGGCGGGATTGATCTGTTTTAATCTAGCCCTTTTTATTCCATCGGTTTTAGGAGCTATCACAATTTATGTGGTCTGCCGAAAATACAATTTCTATTTACAGGAAGAAAAAAAATGGAAACCTTGGGCGTCCTCATTGATCTTAATGCTTGCCAGTTTGATCATACTTATTTTACCGATTTATTTCATTGCCGATCTTATTATTGAAAAATTAGGAAATGCTCAGGCTTATATGGATAAGTTTAATGTATTTCTTGAAAAAATTCATACCTATATTTATTCTAAAGTTGGTTTCGATATTCTCAGCAAAGAAAATATGGATAAGCTGAAAAGTTCTGTTGGGCAATTTTCTACCAGAGCTTTAAGCAGTACTTTCAATACGCTTACGGTAATCATGTCCATGTATTTTATTCTTTACTTCATGTTGGAAAGACCACGATTTTTTGAAAGAATTCTGGCTTCTTCAGCACCTTTAAAAAGATCAAATGTTTCTTTAATAGGAGAGAAGATGAGAAAACTGATCATGGCCAATGCAATTGGTATTCCTGTCGTGGCGCTTGGACAGGGTCTTGTTGGTCTTGTCGGATATTTTATCTTTGGAGCACCAAGTCCGGTTTTGCTTTTTGCATTAACGGCGGCGGCATCTATGATTCCGGTTGTAGGAGCGGCGATTATCTACGTTCCGGTTTGTATTTATATGATAGCGAGTGGCGACACTGGAACAGGATTGGGATTGGCTGCGTATTGTATTATCGTTGTTGGTTTAACAGATAATGTTTTGCGTTTTACGCTTTTGAAAAAATTGGAAGATATCCATCCTTTAAATACCGTTTTCGGAATTATTATGGGAATGAATTTGTTCGGCTTCATGGGATTGATCTTCGGTCCGATTCTGATTTCTCTTACGCTTCTGTTAATTCAGGTTTACAGAAATGAATTTTCTGATGATGAAACGCCCGATTTAGCATTACCAAACAAAGAAGATGACGATCTTGAAAATAAAATTGATATAATAGTATAA